A part of Thermus neutrinimicus genomic DNA contains:
- a CDS encoding acyl-CoA dehydrogenase family protein codes for MPIDFSLTEEQRQLQALARRFAKEVILPVAQEYDEREEVPWPVIERLHEVGLLNAIIPEEYGGMGLKMLDEVIVGEELAYACMGIYTIPMASDLGITPVLLAGTEEQKRRFLKPLTEKPALAAFALSEPGNGSDAAALKTRAVRQGDHYLLNGTKMWISNGGEAEWVVVFATLNPELRHKGVVALVVEKGTPGFSAVKIHGKMGQRASGTYELVFEDVKVPVENRLGEEGEGFKIAMNTLNKTRIPVAAGSVGVARRALDEAKKYAKEREAFGQPIAGFQAIQFKLADMLIGIETARMYTYYAAWLADRGLPHAHASAIAKAFASEIAFEAANQAIQIHGGYGYVREFPVEKLLRDVKLNQIYEGTNEIQRLIIARHLLAE; via the coding sequence ATGCCCATAGACTTCAGCCTCACCGAGGAACAACGGCAGCTCCAGGCCCTGGCCCGGCGCTTCGCCAAGGAGGTCATCCTCCCCGTGGCCCAGGAGTACGACGAGAGGGAAGAGGTCCCCTGGCCGGTCATAGAAAGGCTCCACGAGGTGGGCCTTCTGAACGCCATCATCCCCGAGGAGTACGGGGGGATGGGCCTCAAGATGCTGGACGAGGTCATCGTGGGGGAGGAGCTGGCCTATGCCTGCATGGGCATCTACACCATCCCCATGGCCAGCGACCTGGGGATCACCCCCGTGCTCTTGGCCGGCACCGAGGAGCAAAAGCGTCGGTTCCTCAAGCCCCTCACCGAGAAACCCGCCCTGGCCGCCTTCGCCCTCAGCGAGCCGGGAAACGGATCCGATGCCGCCGCCCTCAAGACCAGGGCGGTGCGCCAGGGGGACCACTACCTCCTTAACGGCACCAAGATGTGGATCTCCAACGGGGGCGAGGCCGAGTGGGTGGTGGTCTTCGCCACCTTGAACCCCGAGCTCCGCCACAAGGGGGTGGTGGCCCTGGTGGTGGAGAAGGGCACCCCGGGCTTTAGCGCCGTGAAGATCCACGGGAAGATGGGACAGAGGGCCTCGGGCACCTACGAGCTGGTATTCGAGGATGTCAAGGTGCCGGTGGAAAACCGCCTGGGAGAGGAGGGCGAGGGGTTCAAGATCGCCATGAACACCCTCAACAAGACCCGTATCCCCGTGGCGGCGGGAAGCGTAGGGGTAGCACGGAGAGCCCTGGACGAGGCCAAAAAGTACGCCAAAGAGCGGGAGGCCTTCGGCCAGCCCATCGCGGGCTTCCAGGCCATCCAGTTCAAGCTGGCGGATATGCTCATCGGCATAGAAACCGCCCGCATGTACACCTACTACGCCGCCTGGCTGGCGGACCGGGGTCTTCCCCACGCCCACGCCAGCGCCATCGCCAAGGCCTTTGCCTCGGAGATCGCCTTTGAGGCCGCCAACCAGGCCATCCAGATCCACGGGGGCTACGGCTACGTGCGGGAGTTTCCCGTGGAGAAGCTCCTAAGGGACGTAAAGCTCAACCAGATCTACGAGGGCACCAACGAGATCCAAAGGCTCATCATCGCCAGGCATCTCCTGGCGGAATAG
- a CDS encoding TRAP transporter substrate-binding protein — protein MRRRRFLQGLGVGLAASLSYRAFAQATPQVRWRLVSSYPRSLDTLYGGAEDLAKRVAELTGDRFQIRVYQAGEIVPGGQVLDAVQQGTVEAGHTYGPFYVGKNPTLAFDGGVPFGMTYRQHNAWMRYGGGLELLRSVYADFGVVQFPGGNTGAQMGGWFRKEIQALADLKGLRMRIPGLGGLVMGRLGVVPQTLAAGDIYPALERGTIDATEFSGPYDDEKLGFYKVARYYYYPSFWEPSAQLSFLVSQREWQRLPKEFQEAFQVAAAEVNLTMMAKYDAQNPPALNRLLKAGVRLRRWPGEIMKKALEEARALYEEQAAKDATYRKVYTAYWAFRNEQYRWFSVAELGYESFAFPTV, from the coding sequence ATGAGGCGGAGGCGGTTTCTCCAAGGGTTGGGGGTGGGTTTAGCGGCAAGCCTGTCCTATAGGGCCTTTGCCCAGGCCACCCCGCAGGTGCGCTGGCGGTTGGTTTCCAGCTATCCCAGGAGCCTGGATACCCTCTATGGCGGGGCTGAGGACCTGGCCAAGCGGGTGGCGGAGCTCACCGGCGACCGCTTCCAGATCCGGGTTTATCAGGCGGGGGAGATCGTTCCCGGGGGCCAGGTGCTGGATGCGGTCCAGCAGGGCACCGTGGAGGCGGGCCACACCTACGGCCCCTTCTACGTGGGCAAGAACCCCACCCTGGCCTTTGACGGGGGGGTGCCCTTTGGCATGACCTACCGGCAGCACAACGCCTGGATGCGGTATGGTGGGGGCTTGGAGCTCCTGCGCTCCGTGTACGCCGACTTCGGGGTGGTCCAGTTCCCCGGGGGGAACACCGGGGCCCAGATGGGGGGATGGTTCCGCAAGGAGATCCAGGCCCTGGCGGACCTCAAGGGCTTAAGGATGCGGATCCCCGGCCTTGGGGGGTTGGTGATGGGGCGGCTTGGGGTGGTGCCCCAGACCCTAGCCGCTGGGGATATCTACCCGGCCCTGGAGCGAGGCACCATAGACGCCACCGAGTTCTCCGGTCCCTATGACGATGAGAAGCTGGGCTTTTACAAGGTGGCCCGTTACTACTACTACCCCTCCTTCTGGGAACCCAGCGCCCAGCTTTCCTTCCTGGTCTCCCAAAGGGAGTGGCAGAGGCTTCCCAAGGAGTTCCAGGAGGCCTTCCAGGTGGCCGCCGCCGAGGTGAACCTCACCATGATGGCCAAGTACGATGCCCAGAATCCCCCGGCCCTGAACCGCCTTCTCAAGGCGGGGGTGCGCTTGCGCCGCTGGCCGGGGGAGATCATGAAGAAGGCCCTCGAGGAGGCCCGGGCCCTCTACGAGGAACAGGCTGCCAAGGACGCCACCTACCGCAAGGTGTACACCGCTTACTGGGCCTTCCGCAACGAACAGTACCGCTGGTTCTCCGTGGCCGAGCTGGGCTATGAAAGCTTCGCCTTCCCCACCGTCTGA
- a CDS encoding uracil-DNA glycosylase, protein METSPWDAFQRELTACTLCPRLVAHREEVGQRKRRAYRDWTYWARPVPGFGDPHARLVLLGLAPGAHGSNRTGRPFTGDASGAFLYPLLYQAGLSSKPQSEPHDDLRLFGTYLTAAVRCAPPENKPTREELLACSAWTRLELGLLREARVYLALGRIALEALLEHFGMKKSAHPFFHGAHYPLPDGRHLLASYHVSRQNTQTGRLSREMFLEILLRAKGLAGL, encoded by the coding sequence ATGGAGACCTCCCCATGGGATGCCTTCCAACGGGAACTCACCGCCTGCACCCTCTGCCCAAGGCTGGTGGCCCACCGGGAGGAGGTGGGGCAAAGGAAGCGCCGGGCCTATAGGGACTGGACCTACTGGGCCAGGCCGGTGCCCGGCTTCGGTGACCCCCACGCCCGGTTGGTTCTCCTCGGCCTGGCCCCCGGGGCCCACGGCTCCAACCGCACGGGCCGGCCCTTTACGGGGGATGCCTCCGGGGCCTTCCTCTACCCCCTCCTCTACCAGGCGGGCCTCTCCAGCAAGCCCCAAAGCGAACCCCATGACGATCTTCGGCTTTTTGGCACCTACCTCACCGCCGCGGTGCGCTGTGCCCCCCCGGAAAACAAGCCCACCCGGGAGGAGCTTTTGGCCTGTAGCGCCTGGACCCGGTTGGAACTCGGGCTCCTTCGGGAAGCCAGGGTCTACTTGGCCTTGGGGCGGATTGCCCTCGAGGCCCTCCTGGAGCACTTCGGCATGAAGAAGTCCGCCCATCCCTTCTTCCACGGGGCCCACTACCCCCTGCCGGATGGCCGTCACCTCTTGGCCAGCTACCACGTTTCCCGGCAGAACACCCAGACGGGCAGGCTCTCCCGGGAGATGTTCCTGGAAATCCTATTAAGGGCTAAAGGCCTCGCCGGGCTTTGA
- a CDS encoding response regulator transcription factor, with product MARILLVEDEPLVAHMVRRILERAGHQVDWAPSGQVALEKVSEAYDLVVCDLVMPGISGLEVIRKIREQGLSTTILALSASVSEISRREALEAGAQAFLGKPFETQALLAQVDRLLAGEGGLGG from the coding sequence ATGGCCCGCATCCTGCTGGTTGAGGACGAGCCCTTGGTGGCCCACATGGTGCGCCGCATCCTGGAGCGGGCGGGGCACCAGGTGGACTGGGCCCCTTCGGGACAGGTGGCCTTGGAGAAGGTTTCCGAGGCCTATGATCTCGTGGTGTGCGATCTGGTGATGCCTGGGATTTCCGGCCTCGAGGTGATCCGAAAAATACGGGAGCAGGGCCTATCCACCACCATCCTGGCTCTTTCCGCCAGCGTTTCCGAGATAAGCCGGCGGGAGGCCCTCGAGGCGGGAGCCCAAGCCTTCCTCGGCAAGCCCTTTGAAACCCAGGCCCTGTTGGCCCAGGTGGACCGCCTGTTGGCCGGAGAAGGGGGCTTGGGGGGTTAG
- a CDS encoding acyl-CoA carboxylase subunit beta, with amino-acid sequence MADNAKLILDELLAELEERRKRILLGGGEERIRKQHQQGKLTARERIEYLLDPGSFVELMPFAEHLETGLMEGLEAPADGVVTGYGTIGGRLVFVFSQDFTVLGGSLGKMHGRKIASLMDLAAKVGAPIIGLNDSAGARIQEGVDSLSGYGEVFYRNAIYSGVVPQISAILGPCAGGAVYSPAMTDFILMSRGTSYMFITGPEVIKSVTREEVTFEELGGADVHMEKSGVAHLEGQNDLEVLDLIKKLLTYLPQNSREKPPVVEPKDDPLRPTPEILEIVHPDAKRPYNMHQVIRTLLDDGEFLEIQPGFARNIIVGLGRLGGYPVGVVANNPRFMAGALDINASDKAARFIRTMDAFNIPILTLVDVTGFLPGVAQEHGGIIRHGAKMLFAYAEATVPKITLIARKAYGGAYLAMNSKDMGADVVLAWPTAAVAVMGAEGAANIIYRKEIQSSPNPEETRRRKIEEYRRAFDNPWVAAGRGYIDDVIDPAHTRRILYHHLRMLWDKQEERPFKKHDNIPL; translated from the coding sequence ATGGCCGATAACGCCAAGCTTATCCTGGATGAGCTACTGGCAGAGCTGGAGGAAAGGCGGAAAAGGATCCTCCTCGGCGGGGGAGAGGAACGCATCCGCAAACAGCACCAGCAGGGGAAGCTCACCGCCCGGGAGCGAATAGAATACCTTCTGGACCCGGGAAGCTTCGTGGAACTCATGCCCTTCGCCGAGCACCTGGAAACTGGCCTCATGGAAGGGCTTGAGGCCCCAGCGGACGGGGTGGTGACCGGGTACGGCACCATCGGGGGCCGGTTGGTCTTCGTCTTCAGCCAGGACTTCACCGTGCTGGGGGGCTCCTTGGGCAAGATGCACGGGCGCAAGATTGCCAGCCTCATGGATCTGGCGGCCAAGGTGGGGGCTCCCATCATCGGCCTCAACGACTCCGCCGGCGCCCGCATCCAGGAGGGGGTGGATAGCCTCTCCGGGTACGGGGAAGTTTTCTACCGTAACGCCATCTACTCCGGGGTGGTGCCCCAGATCTCCGCCATCCTGGGGCCCTGCGCCGGGGGAGCGGTCTATAGCCCCGCCATGACCGACTTCATCCTCATGAGCCGGGGAACCAGCTACATGTTCATCACCGGCCCCGAGGTGATCAAGAGCGTGACCCGGGAGGAGGTGACCTTTGAGGAGCTGGGGGGGGCAGACGTGCACATGGAGAAAAGCGGGGTGGCCCACCTCGAGGGCCAAAACGACCTAGAGGTCCTGGACCTCATCAAGAAGCTTCTCACCTACCTGCCCCAAAACAGCCGGGAAAAGCCCCCGGTGGTGGAACCCAAGGACGATCCCCTTCGCCCCACCCCGGAGATCCTGGAGATCGTCCACCCCGACGCCAAAAGGCCCTACAACATGCACCAGGTGATCAGGACCCTCCTGGACGATGGGGAGTTCCTGGAAATCCAGCCCGGCTTCGCCCGGAACATCATCGTGGGCTTAGGCCGGCTCGGCGGCTACCCTGTGGGGGTGGTGGCCAACAATCCCCGCTTCATGGCCGGGGCCTTGGACATCAATGCCTCCGACAAGGCCGCCCGCTTCATCCGCACCATGGATGCCTTCAACATCCCCATCCTCACCCTGGTGGATGTCACCGGGTTCCTGCCCGGGGTGGCCCAGGAGCACGGGGGCATCATCCGCCACGGGGCCAAGATGCTCTTCGCCTACGCGGAGGCCACGGTCCCCAAGATCACCCTCATCGCCCGCAAGGCCTATGGGGGAGCCTACCTGGCCATGAACTCCAAGGACATGGGGGCGGATGTGGTCCTGGCCTGGCCCACGGCGGCAGTGGCGGTGATGGGGGCCGAGGGAGCGGCCAACATCATCTACCGCAAGGAGATCCAATCCTCCCCCAACCCCGAGGAAACCCGCCGCCGCAAGATCGAGGAGTACCGCCGGGCCTTTGACAACCCCTGGGTGGCCGCGGGGAGGGGCTACATCGACGATGTCATAGACCCCGCCCACACCCGGCGTATCCTCTACCATCACCTGAGGATGCTCTGGGACAAGCAGGAGGAGCGCCCCTTCAAGAAACACGACAACATTCCGCTTTAA
- a CDS encoding helix-turn-helix transcriptional regulator, with protein MIRVWLNLALASQQEALAEALKARGFQVAEHPFNAQVGLLEARWELPPPPPVPAVVLLQNREQATQALRLGYKGYLYPEQGLEVLAQALRKVAEGEIWAERRVVAQVVGEPIPQLSPREKEVAALAALGLSNKEIAQELGISERTVKAHLSAVFQKAGVKRRSQLAHQYIAAKLNVLKGAYAPPEVLDAITWAENFFHTYGPASNLSKSLVNQARYYAGILGQYNEGKIGPGHCSE; from the coding sequence ATGATCCGGGTCTGGCTCAACCTCGCCTTGGCCAGCCAGCAGGAGGCCCTGGCCGAGGCCCTAAAGGCCCGGGGGTTCCAGGTGGCGGAGCACCCCTTCAACGCCCAAGTAGGCCTGTTGGAAGCCAGGTGGGAACTCCCCCCTCCCCCACCGGTCCCGGCGGTGGTGCTCCTGCAAAACCGTGAGCAGGCTACACAGGCCCTCCGGCTTGGGTACAAGGGGTACCTCTACCCGGAACAGGGCCTCGAGGTCCTGGCCCAAGCCCTGCGGAAGGTGGCCGAGGGGGAGATCTGGGCGGAAAGGCGGGTGGTGGCCCAGGTGGTGGGCGAACCCATCCCCCAACTCTCCCCCCGGGAAAAGGAGGTGGCGGCCCTGGCCGCCTTGGGCCTCAGCAACAAGGAGATCGCCCAGGAACTGGGCATCTCCGAGCGAACGGTCAAGGCGCACCTCTCCGCCGTGTTCCAGAAGGCAGGGGTCAAGCGGCGGAGCCAGCTGGCCCACCAGTACATCGCCGCCAAGCTGAACGTGCTGAAGGGGGCTTATGCTCCGCCGGAGGTCCTGGACGCCATCACCTGGGCGGAGAACTTCTTCCACACCTACGGACCCGCCTCCAACCTCAGCAAGAGCCTCGTCAACCAGGCCCGCTACTACGCCGGCATCCTCGGCCAGTACAACGAGGGTAAGATCGGCCCTGGACACTGTAGCGAGTAG
- a CDS encoding ATP-binding protein, producing the protein MRASGQLEILGRFQRALLRDLEPVQILRNLLEVTTEEGVERAALFLYHRETRELVGEVASGRGRHYTVSAIALPLYAKGPVQEAFFAEGPVRREEEWLLPVVGEEASFCWANPEVRCTVRPRATRETRFLLCPSCAHFSPKGVLSLEGVPQALRPLLPLLAQLTALALKNGELLSQRNRALAQLSRHAEALSHVSALAREVVKALEPAAVLQTLAQALSERFGFFRVTVALVKGEEGKDYLEGFLTVRGKEVYWTEGISQIRLPLASSPDPLAKAVRERRTLVMGRESLPPHVAQEMGPSIAFVPILAKEEALGAVAVDHGPGGPGVSEEEVRYVELLTGVAGVALRNAQLYREKKELSLALASERGRLSQVLEELPDGVVVLFGSQGFANGKARQALSLGASVSLEELPAALEPALEGGRLEFSLGGATYSVRGKRVGEMRVLVLHDITERTRMERALREQVAFTQALVDLAQEALRQRGLAPLTEAIVKRLQTLFAADEGLLLAEEGGSQRVLHSTCPLPGALPRPNLLEKALAEGGALGAEVLGAQDCGVAGMLGLKSALVVPFRAGGFRGALLLGYRWERRFSERLLSRLAQLGTLLSLVLEKARFLEMIEAEEERLSALLEHSQDVVYVLDGEGVIRYVSASVRHVLGYDPEGYKKAPLRALDFVHPEDRGVAEALLHELLRHPGEVRAGEFRVLHADGTPIPVEAWGRNLLADPRVQGVVVDLHDLRPRLEAERLKGEFIAAVSHELRTPLAVIMGLAELLREEGLSPSAQESADLILESAFRLKTMVDNLLDTSRLEAGRFEVSKRPVNLRPLLQDLARSFQGVARLSGVEFQVALEELPLLEADPDRVVQVMGNLLSNAFKFTPPGGRVQLRARQEGDRVVLEVEDTGPGIPKEELPRLFQRYARARNAQTRGVSGTGLGLFISKHIVEAHGGRIEVESEEGRGSLFRVILPVYGPHPAG; encoded by the coding sequence ATGAGAGCCTCGGGCCAGTTGGAGATCCTCGGACGTTTCCAGAGAGCCCTATTGAGGGATTTGGAGCCCGTGCAGATACTTCGGAACCTCCTCGAGGTGACCACGGAGGAAGGGGTCGAGCGGGCAGCCCTCTTCCTCTACCACCGGGAAACGCGGGAGCTGGTGGGGGAGGTGGCCTCGGGGCGGGGCCGCCACTACACGGTTTCCGCCATCGCCCTTCCCCTGTACGCAAAGGGACCCGTGCAGGAGGCCTTTTTCGCCGAGGGCCCGGTGCGGCGGGAGGAGGAGTGGCTTTTGCCGGTGGTGGGGGAGGAGGCCTCCTTTTGCTGGGCGAATCCCGAGGTCCGCTGCACGGTCCGCCCCCGGGCTACCCGGGAAACCCGCTTCCTGCTCTGCCCCAGCTGCGCCCACTTCTCGCCCAAGGGGGTGTTGAGCCTGGAGGGGGTTCCCCAGGCCCTGAGGCCTCTTCTGCCCCTTCTGGCCCAACTCACGGCCTTGGCCTTGAAAAACGGCGAACTCCTTTCCCAGCGAAACCGGGCCCTGGCGCAGCTTTCCCGCCACGCGGAGGCCCTGTCCCACGTAAGCGCCTTGGCCCGGGAAGTGGTCAAGGCCCTGGAGCCCGCCGCGGTGCTTCAAACCCTGGCCCAGGCGCTTTCGGAGCGCTTCGGTTTCTTCCGGGTGACCGTGGCCTTGGTGAAGGGGGAGGAGGGTAAGGATTACCTGGAGGGCTTCCTGACCGTGCGGGGAAAAGAGGTGTACTGGACGGAGGGCATCAGCCAAATCCGCCTGCCCCTGGCCTCTTCCCCCGATCCTTTGGCCAAGGCGGTGCGGGAACGGAGGACCCTGGTTATGGGGAGGGAGAGCCTGCCCCCGCATGTGGCCCAGGAGATGGGCCCCAGCATCGCCTTTGTCCCCATTCTGGCCAAGGAGGAGGCCTTGGGGGCGGTGGCGGTGGACCACGGACCCGGGGGGCCGGGGGTAAGCGAGGAGGAGGTGCGCTACGTGGAGCTCCTCACGGGCGTGGCGGGGGTGGCCCTCAGGAACGCCCAGCTCTATCGGGAGAAGAAGGAGCTCTCCCTGGCTTTGGCTTCCGAACGGGGGCGACTGTCCCAGGTCTTGGAGGAGCTTCCCGACGGGGTAGTGGTCCTTTTCGGCTCCCAGGGTTTTGCCAACGGAAAGGCCCGGCAGGCGCTTTCCCTGGGGGCCAGCGTGTCCCTGGAGGAGCTTCCCGCAGCCTTAGAGCCGGCCTTGGAAGGGGGAAGGTTGGAGTTCAGCCTGGGAGGGGCCACGTATAGCGTCCGGGGAAAGCGGGTGGGGGAGATGCGGGTCTTGGTTCTCCACGACATCACCGAGCGCACCCGCATGGAGCGGGCCCTGAGGGAGCAGGTGGCCTTTACCCAGGCCTTGGTGGACTTGGCCCAGGAGGCTTTGCGGCAACGGGGACTGGCCCCCCTGACCGAGGCCATCGTCAAGCGCCTGCAGACCCTTTTCGCCGCGGACGAGGGACTGCTTTTGGCGGAGGAAGGGGGTAGCCAAAGGGTGCTCCATAGCACCTGCCCCCTTCCCGGGGCTCTGCCCCGGCCCAACCTTCTGGAAAAGGCCTTGGCGGAAGGGGGGGCCCTGGGGGCGGAGGTGTTAGGGGCGCAGGACTGCGGGGTTGCGGGGATGCTGGGCCTGAAGAGCGCCCTGGTGGTCCCCTTTCGGGCGGGGGGGTTCCGGGGCGCCCTCCTATTGGGCTACCGGTGGGAAAGGCGGTTTTCCGAGAGGCTTCTTTCCCGCTTGGCTCAGCTGGGGACCCTGTTGTCTTTGGTGCTGGAAAAGGCCCGATTTTTGGAGATGATAGAGGCCGAGGAGGAGCGGCTGAGTGCCCTTTTGGAGCACTCCCAGGACGTGGTGTATGTGCTGGACGGAGAGGGAGTTATCCGCTACGTGAGCGCCAGTGTGCGCCACGTTCTGGGCTATGATCCCGAGGGCTACAAGAAGGCTCCCTTGAGGGCCTTGGACTTCGTTCACCCCGAGGACCGGGGGGTGGCGGAGGCTTTGCTCCACGAGCTTTTGCGCCACCCGGGGGAGGTGCGTGCCGGGGAGTTCCGGGTCCTTCACGCGGACGGTACCCCGATTCCCGTGGAGGCCTGGGGGCGGAACCTCCTGGCGGATCCCCGGGTGCAGGGGGTGGTGGTGGACCTGCACGACCTCAGGCCCAGGCTGGAGGCGGAGCGGCTCAAAGGGGAGTTCATCGCGGCCGTAAGCCACGAGCTTCGCACGCCTTTGGCGGTGATCATGGGCCTGGCGGAGCTCCTTCGGGAGGAGGGGCTTTCCCCCTCGGCCCAGGAGTCGGCGGACCTCATCCTGGAGAGCGCCTTCCGCCTGAAAACCATGGTGGATAACCTCCTGGATACCAGCCGCCTCGAGGCCGGCCGCTTTGAGGTGAGCAAGCGGCCCGTGAACCTGAGGCCTCTTCTCCAGGACCTGGCCAGAAGCTTCCAGGGGGTGGCCCGGCTTTCGGGGGTGGAGTTCCAGGTGGCCTTGGAGGAGCTTCCCCTTCTGGAGGCGGATCCCGACCGGGTGGTCCAGGTGATGGGCAACCTTCTTTCCAACGCCTTCAAGTTCACCCCACCGGGCGGGCGGGTCCAGCTTCGCGCCCGGCAGGAGGGGGACAGGGTGGTCCTGGAGGTGGAGGATACCGGGCCTGGTATCCCCAAGGAGGAGCTCCCGCGCCTTTTCCAGCGCTACGCCCGGGCCAGGAATGCCCAGACCCGGGGCGTTTCGGGCACGGGGCTTGGGCTGTTCATCTCCAAACACATCGTGGAGGCCCACGGGGGCCGGATTGAGGTGGAGAGCGAGGAGGGAAGGGGAAGCCTCTTTAGGGTTATCCTACCCGTGTATGGCCCGCATCCTGCTGGTTGA
- a CDS encoding electron transfer flavoprotein subunit alpha/FixB family protein: protein MILVVLDHDGSKLRKASLEALTRARKLAEAFGDGVAGVLLAEGQAPVEEARAHVETLYVAELGPYTAEKWAAGILEAAKAGAKAIVAPSSRQSRAYLGRVAYALKAGLLEDTLESWAEGGEVYATRYAYLNRVTQKVKSAPPVVLTVKPNTTPLAEPRGQAGQVVPLSIPPVPTVEVLERVQEEKKGVSLTEADVVVTGGRGMGSAEAFKQVEELAALLGGAVGATRAVVDAGWRPYGEQVGQTGKTVQPSLYIALGVSGAVQHLAGMNKSKYIVAVNKDPEAPIFKHADYGIVGDVHQVLPALIQAVKKLKD from the coding sequence ATGATCCTTGTGGTTCTGGACCATGATGGAAGCAAGCTGAGGAAGGCGAGCCTCGAGGCCCTAACCCGGGCCCGGAAGCTGGCCGAGGCCTTTGGGGATGGGGTGGCCGGGGTGCTTTTGGCCGAGGGCCAAGCCCCCGTGGAGGAGGCCCGAGCCCACGTGGAAACCCTCTATGTGGCGGAGCTTGGTCCCTACACCGCCGAGAAGTGGGCGGCGGGGATCCTGGAGGCCGCCAAGGCAGGGGCAAAGGCCATCGTTGCCCCCTCTTCCCGGCAAAGCCGCGCCTACCTGGGCCGGGTGGCCTACGCCTTAAAGGCCGGGCTTCTGGAGGACACCCTGGAGTCGTGGGCGGAAGGGGGCGAGGTCTACGCCACCCGCTACGCCTACCTGAACCGGGTGACCCAGAAGGTGAAGAGCGCTCCCCCGGTGGTCCTCACGGTGAAGCCCAACACCACCCCCTTGGCGGAACCCCGGGGCCAGGCGGGCCAGGTGGTGCCCCTCTCCATCCCCCCGGTCCCCACGGTGGAGGTTTTGGAGAGGGTACAGGAGGAGAAAAAGGGGGTTTCCCTCACCGAGGCGGATGTGGTGGTCACCGGAGGACGGGGCATGGGAAGCGCCGAGGCCTTCAAGCAGGTGGAGGAGCTTGCCGCCCTCCTGGGCGGGGCTGTGGGGGCCACCCGGGCAGTGGTGGACGCCGGCTGGCGCCCCTATGGCGAACAGGTGGGCCAGACGGGGAAAACCGTGCAACCCTCCCTCTACATCGCCCTCGGGGTTTCCGGGGCGGTGCAGCACCTGGCGGGGATGAACAAGAGCAAGTACATCGTGGCGGTGAACAAGGACCCCGAGGCCCCCATCTTCAAGCACGCGGACTACGGCATCGTGGGGGATGTACACCAGGTGCTTCCCGCCTTGATCCAGGCGGTTAAGAAACTGAAGGACTAG
- a CDS encoding electron transfer flavoprotein subunit beta/FixA family protein: protein MKFVAVIRQVPDGESRLRIQGDRVDLSGATLILDQMDEYGVEEALRLKEKHGGEAIVVGFGPERTEEAIRTALAMGMDRGIHVVHEGYADPVTVAEALAPVLKEESPTLILTGGQQADWDSQALGGALAEALGVPVVPWTTALQLEGETAKAKHDLDEGAEWVRVRLPAVFTTQQGLNEPRYPTLPGIMKAKKKEIKRVAFQGTSRVEILQESIQEKARLQKILEGKDPVAAAEELVRLLHDEAKVI from the coding sequence ATGAAGTTCGTGGCGGTCATCAGGCAGGTACCCGACGGGGAAAGTAGGCTGAGGATCCAGGGGGACCGGGTGGACCTTTCCGGGGCCACCTTGATCCTGGACCAGATGGACGAGTACGGGGTGGAGGAGGCCCTTCGCCTGAAGGAAAAGCACGGGGGCGAGGCCATCGTGGTGGGCTTTGGCCCCGAGCGCACCGAGGAGGCCATCCGCACCGCCTTGGCCATGGGGATGGATAGGGGGATCCACGTGGTCCATGAGGGCTACGCCGATCCCGTGACCGTGGCCGAGGCCCTGGCTCCCGTCCTGAAGGAGGAATCCCCTACCCTCATCCTCACGGGCGGGCAGCAGGCGGACTGGGACAGCCAGGCCCTGGGGGGGGCTTTGGCGGAAGCCCTGGGCGTACCGGTGGTCCCCTGGACCACCGCCCTCCAGCTGGAAGGGGAAACCGCCAAGGCCAAGCACGACCTGGACGAGGGGGCAGAGTGGGTGCGGGTACGGCTTCCCGCGGTCTTCACCACGCAACAAGGCCTGAACGAGCCCCGCTACCCCACCCTGCCTGGCATCATGAAGGCCAAAAAGAAGGAGATCAAAAGGGTGGCCTTTCAGGGCACAAGCCGGGTGGAAATCCTCCAGGAGAGCATCCAGGAGAAGGCCCGGCTTCAAAAGATTCTGGAGGGCAAGGACCCCGTGGCGGCAGCCGAGGAGCTGGTGCGACTTCTCCACGATGAGGCCAAGGTGATCTGA